The segment TGGGACATAGAACGTGAAGACCTTTCGCTGGATGCGCCGGCTGGTAGTCGGATCGGCACTCTGCATGTTGCTGGCTGGTGCCGCGATCTGGTTCGCTGGCGATCTGCTTATCCATCCCGTCCCTGCGGGGATCGGACCACCGCCAAGCGATCTCCCCGCACGCCCGGTGGTATTCGGCAGCGACTCCGGCTCGATGATCCACGGCTGGTTCGTTCCCGGCCGGGGCATCGGTGCGGTGCTGCTGCTCCATGGCGTGCGCGCCAATCGCCTGAGCATGCTGGACCGTGCGCGCTTCCTGCACCAGGCGGGCTATTCGGTGTTGCTGATCGACTTCCAGGCCTCGGGTGAAAGTCCGGGCCGGGCGATCACCTTCGGCTACCTGGAAGCGCGCGACGCGCAGGCAGCCGTCGCGGAGCTGAGGAAGCTGGCGCCCGGGCAACCGATCGGCCTCATTGGCACCTCGATGGGTGGAGCCGCCGCCCTGCTGGCGCAGCCGCGGCTGCAGGTCGACGCGATGGTGCTGGAACAGGTTTACCCCAC is part of the Dyella thiooxydans genome and harbors:
- a CDS encoding alpha/beta hydrolase, which produces MKTFRWMRRLVVGSALCMLLAGAAIWFAGDLLIHPVPAGIGPPPSDLPARPVVFGSDSGSMIHGWFVPGRGIGAVLLLHGVRANRLSMLDRARFLHQAGYSVLLIDFQASGESPGRAITFGYLEARDAQAAVAELRKLAPGQPIGLIGTSMGGAAALLAQPRLQVDAMVLEQVYPTLAQALDDRMRLYGGVIGAWLEPLLAMTVKPHLGLSMQQMRPIDHVRKLGVPKLLVAGSADRRTTLDESLAMYRAAASPKQLWVVPGARHMDLDRYAGPAYRAHILAFLQFWLRHDGKHATRNQG